In Gimesia benthica, a single window of DNA contains:
- the hemA gene encoding glutamyl-tRNA reductase codes for MNLQVVYCNHQTAGLDVREKLAFSSKEQLEEAYSILKKSYPETEMVVISTCNRVELYTATQEPETGPSHQELAKFFSEFHHVPVSDFFEDFLERTGPDAVRHLFQVASSLDSMVLGEPQIVNQVKEAYQRATENALCGPLTHALFQQAIRVSARVRTETMLAEGRVSIASVAVGTFGKSIFERFDDKTVLIIGAGEMAEETLTYLKDEGVKKIVVVNRSLENAQKLAVKVGGEARPFDDLDDCLAEADVIVSTTGASQPIVDVERFQRVLKKSGNKTFFILDLGAPRDFTPAVGQINDNIFLFDIDNLEATCEKNRRARQKEVEKALTIIDEETERFMHGVYHRATGPIIKQLREQWHDVREQEVDKLFSKLSHLDEKDQELIKRSIEQIVNKLLHPPLEVLRQEAREGTPHGLLDALKHLFHIRD; via the coding sequence GTGAATCTGCAGGTCGTGTATTGTAACCACCAGACAGCGGGACTGGATGTGCGAGAGAAGCTGGCGTTCTCCTCAAAAGAACAGCTGGAAGAGGCGTATTCTATCCTTAAAAAGTCCTACCCGGAAACGGAGATGGTGGTAATCTCGACCTGTAACCGGGTGGAGCTCTATACCGCGACGCAGGAGCCGGAGACCGGGCCTTCCCACCAGGAACTGGCCAAATTCTTTTCGGAATTTCATCACGTTCCGGTCAGCGATTTCTTCGAAGACTTTCTGGAGCGAACCGGTCCTGATGCCGTGCGACATTTGTTTCAGGTCGCTTCCAGTCTCGACAGCATGGTGCTCGGCGAACCTCAGATTGTGAATCAGGTTAAAGAAGCCTATCAGCGGGCGACCGAGAATGCCTTATGTGGACCGCTGACCCATGCCTTGTTCCAACAGGCGATTCGAGTTTCGGCGCGGGTGCGTACGGAAACCATGCTGGCAGAGGGGCGGGTTTCGATCGCCAGTGTGGCGGTGGGGACCTTCGGGAAAAGCATTTTCGAGCGTTTTGACGACAAGACTGTTCTGATTATCGGGGCAGGTGAGATGGCCGAAGAGACTCTGACTTATCTCAAAGATGAGGGGGTCAAGAAGATTGTCGTGGTCAATCGCAGCCTGGAAAACGCCCAGAAGCTGGCAGTCAAGGTGGGAGGCGAGGCGCGTCCCTTTGATGATCTGGATGACTGTCTGGCGGAAGCAGATGTGATTGTCAGTACGACCGGGGCCTCTCAGCCGATCGTGGATGTGGAACGGTTTCAGCGGGTATTAAAGAAGTCAGGCAATAAGACATTCTTTATTCTCGACCTCGGTGCACCGCGGGATTTTACTCCTGCAGTCGGCCAGATCAACGATAATATCTTTCTGTTCGATATCGATAACCTCGAAGCGACCTGTGAAAAGAACCGGCGGGCACGTCAGAAAGAGGTTGAAAAAGCACTGACGATCATCGACGAAGAAACCGAGCGTTTCATGCATGGCGTCTATCATCGAGCGACCGGGCCGATTATCAAACAGCTCCGCGAACAGTGGCACGATGTGCGCGAGCAGGAAGTCGACAAGCTGTTCAGCAAGCTGTCCCATCTGGATGAAAAAGATCAGGAACTGATTAAACGTTCGATCGAACAGATTGTGAATAAGCTGCTGCATCCACCACTGGAAGTCCTGCGTCAGGAAGCACGCGAAGGGACGCCGCACGGCTTGCTCGACGCGCTGAAGCATCTATTCCATATTCGCGACTGA
- the ccsA gene encoding cytochrome c biogenesis protein CcsA gives MLSNVSVFCFMASYLVAFCLELARFLRKKNGWLRPLIILFSLAGLVAQTAYLFNRSHETQLPPLLGSTHDWLVVFSWLLVAIYLFINLIDEELSIGLFLFPLVLALVVASYFVDHVTNPLVQPATRSWAMLHATLLVLGGVGIVLSFVLSAMYLIQHRRLKQKQNFSDGFHLPSLAKLSRLNRWALMIAAPMLTVGMGIGIGLGVYVRKGAQAISFVDPVIIVYEIVWAAMLLSVIFILRTKQPNQKHIAQLTIWTGGLLLLTVIGIQILTNIRLLNVDSWHSGSEQPRIESQETTAERAAL, from the coding sequence ATGTTGTCAAATGTGTCTGTTTTCTGTTTTATGGCCAGTTACCTGGTAGCCTTCTGCTTAGAGTTGGCCCGGTTTCTGCGCAAGAAGAACGGATGGCTGCGACCGCTGATCATTCTGTTTTCCCTGGCAGGACTGGTGGCCCAGACAGCGTATCTGTTCAATCGCTCCCATGAAACGCAGCTGCCGCCCCTGTTAGGCTCGACGCACGACTGGCTGGTGGTTTTCTCGTGGCTGCTGGTGGCCATTTATCTGTTCATTAACCTGATCGATGAGGAACTCTCGATCGGGCTGTTTCTGTTTCCTCTGGTGCTCGCGCTGGTTGTGGCTTCCTATTTCGTCGATCACGTGACGAATCCGCTCGTACAGCCCGCGACCCGATCCTGGGCGATGCTGCATGCTACACTGCTGGTCCTGGGAGGTGTGGGAATTGTACTCTCGTTTGTGCTCAGCGCGATGTATCTGATTCAGCATCGACGGTTAAAGCAGAAACAGAATTTTTCTGATGGATTTCATCTGCCCAGTCTGGCTAAGCTCTCGCGGTTGAACCGCTGGGCTTTGATGATCGCGGCTCCCATGCTGACGGTTGGCATGGGCATCGGAATTGGACTGGGTGTCTATGTTCGCAAGGGAGCTCAGGCCATTTCGTTTGTTGACCCGGTCATCATTGTCTATGAGATTGTCTGGGCGGCGATGCTGTTGAGTGTGATTTTTATCCTGCGTACGAAACAACCCAATCAGAAGCACATTGCTCAGTTGACGATCTGGACCGGTGGGCTGTTACTGCTAACCGTGATCGGCATTCAGATTCTGACCAATATCCGTCTGTTGAACGTGGATTCCTGGCACTCCGGATCGGAGCAGCCACGGATAGAATCGCAGGAGACGACTGCAGAGAGGGCCGCCTTGTGA
- a CDS encoding sigma-54 interaction domain-containing protein: MEDDRPILEDMVGYSPAMRNVYRLTRRAAATSSTVLLTGETGTGKELIARGIHELSPRATGPFIRVNCGALSESLLESELFGHIKGAFTSAVENRTGRFEAAHGGTIFLDEINSVSFTLQVKLLRVLQEHEFERVGDTRSISVDCRIVAATNRNLLDEIEAGRFREDLYYRLNVIPIDLPPLRERSEDIPDLVHFFAKQFSAEEKIPLPNFSSEVLNTFKNYSWPGNVRELQNYVERLIVLSGEDGPSLDLLPGHVTGRSAPRAVSARAQDPETICRDLVSMELQRVGEDSTDVHTQVVSLVEKEVILQVLRSCQGVQTKTATRLGINRNTLHKKISEYELESEAR; this comes from the coding sequence ATGGAAGACGATCGCCCTATTTTAGAAGATATGGTGGGGTACAGCCCTGCGATGCGTAACGTCTATCGTCTGACGCGTCGTGCAGCTGCCACATCATCGACGGTCTTACTGACTGGAGAAACCGGCACCGGTAAAGAGCTGATTGCCCGTGGTATCCACGAACTCAGTCCGCGCGCTACGGGTCCTTTTATCCGTGTGAACTGCGGTGCTCTGAGTGAAAGCCTGCTGGAAAGTGAGCTGTTTGGTCACATCAAAGGGGCATTCACCAGCGCTGTTGAGAATCGTACAGGACGTTTCGAAGCGGCCCACGGAGGAACTATCTTCCTGGACGAGATTAACTCCGTCAGTTTTACGCTGCAGGTGAAGCTGCTGCGTGTTCTGCAGGAGCATGAATTTGAACGTGTCGGTGACACGCGTTCGATCTCTGTCGACTGTCGCATTGTCGCAGCTACCAACCGTAATCTGCTGGATGAAATCGAAGCCGGACGGTTCCGGGAAGACCTGTATTATCGATTGAACGTGATTCCCATCGATCTGCCTCCGCTGCGCGAACGTTCCGAGGATATTCCAGATCTGGTGCACTTTTTTGCGAAGCAGTTCTCTGCAGAAGAAAAGATTCCTCTGCCGAATTTCTCGAGCGAGGTGTTGAACACATTCAAGAACTACAGCTGGCCCGGCAACGTGCGCGAGCTGCAGAACTATGTTGAACGTCTGATCGTACTCTCTGGTGAAGATGGTCCATCGCTGGATTTACTGCCGGGGCATGTGACCGGGCGTTCCGCTCCACGGGCTGTCTCTGCTCGCGCACAGGACCCGGAGACGATCTGTCGTGATCTGGTTTCCATGGAGTTGCAGCGGGTGGGAGAGGATTCCACCGATGTGCATACTCAGGTTGTATCGCTCGTGGAAAAAGAAGTGATTTTGCAGGTTTTAAGGTCCTGCCAGGGTGTCCAGACCAAGACTGCCACCCGGCTGGGGATCAATCGCAATACGCTGCATAAAAAAATCTCGGAGTACGAATTAGAATCTGAAGCAAGATGA
- the panD gene encoding aspartate 1-decarboxylase has translation MKRVLLKSKIHRATVTEANLAYNGSVTIDQELMEAADIVEYEQVQIYNITSGTRLTTYAIVGEPGSGVICINGAAAHLVNPQDLVIIASYAEYKEKEARGHQPKVVLVDENNTPIPASQPVATSSES, from the coding sequence ATGAAGCGCGTACTACTCAAATCAAAAATCCACCGAGCCACGGTGACCGAAGCGAATCTGGCCTACAATGGCAGTGTGACCATCGATCAGGAATTGATGGAAGCAGCCGACATTGTGGAGTACGAACAGGTACAGATCTACAACATTACTTCGGGGACCCGGTTGACCACCTACGCGATTGTGGGAGAGCCCGGTTCGGGAGTGATCTGCATCAACGGCGCTGCCGCACACCTGGTAAATCCCCAGGACCTGGTGATTATCGCCAGTTACGCGGAATATAAAGAGAAAGAAGCCCGCGGTCATCAACCCAAGGTCGTGCTGGTTGATGAAAATAACACTCCGATTCCCGCCAGTCAGCCGGTAGCCACCAGCTCAGAGTCGTGA
- a CDS encoding efflux RND transporter permease subunit, translating into MKSVIKWAINNSPAMNTLMVTVLGVGLVSLMFMRREVFPEFELEIILVSVPYPGASPDEVEEGICQKMEESVRAIDGIKKITSIASEGSGSLVLELRADVPDVQKILNEVRSEIDRIPSFPELAEDPDIQQITFRQVAIEVAVIGPWNEDENSELELRTVSEKIRDELLQLKSVSQANIAGARDYQIDIEIPEATLRKYGLTLQDVARTVRRENLELPGGKMNTNSQVLLLRGKNKHLIGSEIEKIPLVTEDGGVVLTVDDLGEVHDEFADTTMISEINGKPAMSIAVERTSQEDLLAIVEEVREYVKDAQLPPGYSLKLWKDQSIDVRDRMELLSSNGLQGLILVFITLAIFLESRLAFWVALGIPISMFGACIVLYYTGQTLNMLSMFAFLMALGIIVDDAIVVGENIYEHRQTGKSFVTAAIDGASEVLPSVCASVTTTIIAFAPLLFVSGIMGKFIAVMPIAVIAMLLISLLESTFILPCHLAHGKPSKSGAQNGESEGFVGRKLNAFIEKCYTPVLKASLNYPSSTLAVAAALMLLSAGLIMGGFAPFNLFPKTDYRMIEATVEFPDGTPKSITDAATRKIRQDFLDLDQEYQQKHGQSLIKLTRRNVGFGTREESGAQLGGTVEGSHVGKVSIEIVEAGERTIGSEALLELWRERVGEVPGVDRMTFKSPTMGPGGKPIEFKLLSDGTHLSELEAAVEACKRELETYPGVKDVNDDSSPGKWEFQIKIKDKARAMGVPLADVAETVRATYYGEEVMRLQRGRHEVKLMVRYPEEERRSLMSFDDIRIRTGDGSERPLTELADVTVKRGYSEINRIDQQRSITVYSDLNEKEGNAREIVQALKKPGGFIDELAAKYPNVRVRWEGQQEQTNESVNSLIIGLMIALASMFALLTVEFRSYVQPLIILGIIPFGIIGAVFGHAILGMELTLFSLFGLVALTGVVVNDSIVLIDFINHRVADGLPLKDALIDAGRRRFRPVLLTSMTTIVGLAPILKETSFQAQIIIPMAASLIFGLMLATVLVLFLVPTYYYLYARLMGAQPNEPWRDKMDGKHEEAAYNESEGQHSEAAPVQA; encoded by the coding sequence ATGAAGTCGGTCATTAAATGGGCCATCAACAACTCTCCGGCAATGAACACATTGATGGTCACCGTGCTGGGTGTCGGGCTGGTCTCGCTGATGTTCATGCGACGCGAAGTCTTTCCGGAGTTTGAACTGGAGATCATTCTGGTTTCGGTGCCTTACCCCGGAGCCAGTCCCGATGAAGTCGAGGAGGGGATCTGCCAGAAGATGGAAGAATCCGTCCGCGCGATTGACGGCATTAAGAAGATTACTTCCATCGCCAGTGAAGGTTCTGGCTCGCTGGTACTTGAGCTTCGCGCCGATGTACCTGACGTGCAGAAAATTCTAAACGAGGTCCGTTCCGAAATTGATCGCATCCCCAGTTTTCCTGAACTGGCAGAAGATCCGGATATTCAGCAGATCACATTCCGCCAGGTGGCGATTGAAGTCGCCGTCATAGGGCCCTGGAATGAGGATGAGAACAGCGAGCTGGAACTCCGCACGGTTTCCGAGAAGATTCGCGATGAACTATTGCAGCTGAAGTCGGTCTCGCAGGCTAACATTGCCGGAGCCCGCGATTATCAGATCGACATTGAAATTCCGGAAGCGACCCTGCGAAAGTATGGTCTGACTCTGCAGGATGTTGCCCGTACGGTACGACGGGAAAACCTGGAACTGCCGGGCGGTAAAATGAATACCAACTCGCAGGTGCTGCTGCTGCGGGGGAAGAACAAGCATCTGATCGGGAGTGAAATTGAAAAAATTCCGCTGGTAACCGAAGACGGTGGGGTCGTGCTGACGGTCGACGACCTGGGGGAAGTGCATGATGAATTTGCTGATACGACCATGATCAGCGAAATCAATGGAAAACCGGCCATGTCGATCGCCGTCGAACGTACCTCTCAGGAAGACCTGCTGGCGATTGTGGAAGAGGTACGGGAGTACGTCAAAGATGCTCAACTGCCTCCCGGATATTCACTCAAGCTCTGGAAAGATCAGTCCATCGATGTGCGCGACCGTATGGAGTTGCTGAGTTCGAATGGGCTTCAGGGGCTGATTCTCGTGTTTATCACCCTGGCAATCTTTCTGGAATCAAGACTGGCGTTCTGGGTCGCGTTGGGGATTCCGATTTCAATGTTCGGTGCCTGTATCGTGTTGTATTACACGGGGCAGACTCTCAACATGCTTTCGATGTTTGCCTTCCTGATGGCGCTGGGGATCATCGTGGATGACGCGATTGTTGTCGGCGAAAATATCTATGAGCATCGGCAGACGGGCAAATCGTTCGTTACTGCTGCCATCGATGGAGCCTCTGAGGTATTGCCCTCTGTCTGTGCCTCAGTGACAACGACGATTATCGCATTCGCTCCTTTGTTGTTTGTCTCCGGGATCATGGGCAAGTTTATCGCGGTGATGCCGATTGCTGTAATCGCGATGCTGCTCATTTCGCTTTTGGAAAGTACGTTTATTCTGCCCTGTCACCTGGCGCATGGAAAGCCCTCGAAATCCGGGGCACAGAATGGAGAATCGGAAGGTTTTGTCGGACGGAAACTGAATGCGTTCATCGAAAAATGTTACACACCAGTGTTAAAGGCTTCGCTGAATTATCCCTCTTCGACGCTGGCGGTTGCAGCGGCATTAATGCTGCTCTCTGCAGGTTTGATCATGGGCGGGTTTGCCCCCTTCAATCTGTTTCCTAAAACCGATTATCGGATGATTGAAGCCACGGTAGAATTTCCTGATGGTACTCCCAAATCAATTACCGATGCCGCGACGCGAAAGATTCGCCAGGACTTTCTCGATCTGGATCAGGAGTACCAGCAGAAACATGGGCAGTCACTGATTAAGCTGACACGACGAAATGTCGGATTTGGAACCCGGGAAGAATCTGGAGCCCAACTGGGGGGGACGGTTGAAGGCAGTCATGTCGGCAAGGTCAGTATCGAAATCGTGGAGGCGGGCGAGCGGACAATCGGAAGTGAAGCGCTGCTTGAACTCTGGCGGGAACGCGTTGGTGAAGTGCCCGGCGTCGATCGAATGACTTTTAAATCGCCCACGATGGGGCCGGGGGGCAAGCCGATTGAGTTTAAGCTGCTCTCTGATGGTACGCATTTAAGTGAACTGGAAGCTGCGGTCGAAGCATGCAAACGGGAACTGGAAACCTATCCCGGCGTTAAGGACGTCAATGACGATTCGAGTCCAGGAAAGTGGGAATTCCAGATCAAAATCAAAGATAAAGCCCGCGCCATGGGTGTGCCGCTGGCGGATGTCGCTGAAACGGTTCGCGCGACGTACTACGGCGAAGAAGTCATGCGGCTGCAGCGTGGTCGTCATGAAGTCAAACTGATGGTCCGTTACCCGGAAGAAGAGCGACGATCGCTGATGAGCTTTGATGATATTCGAATCCGGACCGGCGATGGTAGCGAACGTCCTTTAACGGAACTGGCGGATGTCACTGTCAAACGTGGGTATTCCGAAATTAACCGGATCGATCAGCAGCGATCGATTACGGTCTATTCCGACCTCAATGAGAAAGAGGGGAATGCCCGTGAAATCGTGCAGGCCCTGAAGAAACCGGGAGGATTTATTGATGAGCTGGCTGCCAAATACCCGAACGTAAGAGTTCGCTGGGAAGGGCAGCAGGAACAGACCAACGAATCGGTAAACAGTCTGATTATCGGTCTGATGATCGCACTGGCATCAATGTTCGCATTGCTGACGGTTGAGTTCCGTTCGTATGTGCAACCCCTGATCATTCTTGGAATCATTCCTTTCGGAATTATTGGTGCGGTGTTTGGACATGCGATCCTGGGGATGGAACTGACCCTGTTTTCGCTGTTCGGTCTGGTGGCGTTGACCGGAGTGGTCGTGAATGATTCGATCGTATTGATCGACTTTATCAATCATCGTGTCGCTGATGGACTGCCTCTCAAGGATGCGTTGATCGATGCGGGGCGTCGTCGTTTTCGTCCGGTGTTATTGACTTCGATGACGACGATTGTGGGTCTGGCTCCCATTTTGAAAGAGACGTCTTTCCAGGCCCAGATTATTATTCCGATGGCGGCGAGTCTGATTTTTGGTCTGATGCTTGCCACGGTGCTCGTGTTATTCCTGGTTCCCACCTATTATTATCTGTATGCCCGCCTGATGGGGGCACAGCCGAATGAGCCCTGGCGGGACAAAATGGATGGAAAGCATGAGGAAGCAGCCTATAATGAAAGTGAAGGGCAGCACTCAGAGGCGGCTCCCGTTCAGGCTTGA
- a CDS encoding efflux RND transporter periplasmic adaptor subunit has translation MSETKTKTSQSWSKKLKHILLPILILGIGGGSMVVLKAMKQEPEQQETLTEQTAPLVSTETIKVSDSGVTIAVDGIVVPSREVKLAAEVAGKVLYTQDGCKVGNLVQKATQQEKEAGGDGSLLIQIDPENYQLEVQRLTQELGQAQNAIDELEVEIDNAKAMIDLAHEEVLLQKSQLSRVEKLRTRNVVSDTEYEEAKRGELAARNALQKLTNEADLLRSRRQRMMHARDLVKVQLSRAQLDLRRTKIYSPINGVIVEDMVEKDGYVKVGDPLVMIEDTSSVEVRTNLRMEELYQLWQHAAQSAQKGKPVPVAGNGGRHDLGYQLPQLPVKVNYEIGGRKFIWDGKLSRYDGIGLDEKTRTVPCRIVVSDPRPTEILVNGKPTTQVVGAPPLARGMYVSVEIPLEGNVSLLEIPETAIRPGNMVWIVQEGKLHEEKIRVVDTSGSQLLVELGASGLKPGDRVVTSPLSVANEGMPVREGELK, from the coding sequence ATGTCAGAAACGAAAACAAAAACATCTCAAAGCTGGTCTAAGAAGCTGAAGCATATTTTGCTGCCGATTCTGATTCTGGGGATCGGTGGTGGCAGTATGGTTGTTCTGAAAGCCATGAAGCAGGAGCCGGAACAGCAGGAAACTCTGACCGAACAGACCGCGCCCCTGGTCTCAACCGAAACGATCAAGGTTTCCGATTCGGGAGTGACCATTGCCGTCGATGGGATTGTGGTTCCCTCGCGAGAAGTGAAGCTGGCAGCGGAAGTCGCTGGCAAGGTGCTCTACACGCAAGATGGATGTAAGGTCGGTAATCTGGTGCAGAAAGCCACGCAACAGGAAAAAGAAGCTGGCGGAGATGGAAGTCTGCTGATTCAGATCGATCCGGAAAATTACCAGTTGGAGGTGCAGCGTCTGACACAGGAACTGGGGCAGGCTCAGAACGCTATCGATGAACTGGAAGTTGAAATCGACAATGCAAAGGCAATGATCGATCTGGCACACGAAGAAGTCCTGCTGCAGAAAAGTCAGTTAAGCCGGGTCGAAAAACTGCGGACGCGAAATGTCGTCTCTGATACGGAATACGAAGAAGCCAAGCGGGGTGAACTGGCGGCGCGGAATGCGCTGCAGAAACTGACCAACGAAGCAGACCTGCTGCGGTCACGTCGACAACGGATGATGCATGCCCGCGATCTGGTCAAAGTACAGCTTTCCCGTGCTCAACTGGATCTGAGACGCACGAAAATCTATTCGCCCATCAACGGTGTCATCGTCGAAGATATGGTAGAAAAAGATGGGTATGTGAAGGTCGGTGATCCTCTGGTAATGATCGAAGACACATCTTCGGTTGAAGTGCGTACCAATTTGCGGATGGAAGAGCTGTATCAACTCTGGCAGCACGCAGCCCAATCTGCTCAAAAGGGCAAACCTGTGCCAGTTGCCGGAAATGGCGGGCGGCACGATCTGGGATACCAGCTTCCTCAGTTGCCGGTTAAAGTGAACTACGAAATTGGTGGTAGAAAATTTATCTGGGACGGCAAGCTTTCCCGCTACGATGGGATCGGACTGGATGAGAAAACCCGTACGGTTCCTTGTCGGATTGTCGTCTCTGATCCGCGACCGACTGAAATTCTGGTCAATGGAAAACCGACGACTCAGGTAGTAGGCGCACCGCCGCTGGCGCGAGGTATGTACGTCTCGGTGGAAATTCCTCTGGAGGGTAATGTATCTCTGCTCGAAATACCGGAAACGGCGATTCGACCAGGTAACATGGTCTGGATTGTCCAGGAAGGCAAGCTGCACGAAGAAAAGATTCGCGTGGTTGATACCAGCGGCAGTCAGTTGCTGGTGGAACTGGGTGCCTCAGGGCTCAAGCCCGGCGATCGTGTGGTGACCTCGCCCTTAAGTGTGGCCAATGAGGGAATGCCTGTCCGTGAAGGAGAGTTGAAATGA
- a CDS encoding TetR/AcrR family transcriptional regulator has product MSSVDVRNRLLEAAGPVFSEKGFEKATVREICQKADVNVASVNYYFGDKEQLYLEVICLAKEMGVSRAPLPEWTPGTSAEQKLRDWVITLVRRMLGTGELSWSNHLIMREVLRPTKACGHLIQELFRPFVNIADGILLEMLGDEIPPYRRMQCIFSIAAQCQFYRVSGGWSA; this is encoded by the coding sequence ATGTCGTCTGTTGATGTGCGAAACCGTTTGCTGGAAGCTGCGGGGCCTGTTTTTTCGGAAAAAGGCTTCGAGAAGGCGACGGTGCGCGAAATCTGTCAGAAAGCAGACGTCAACGTAGCGAGCGTGAATTACTACTTTGGCGACAAAGAACAGCTTTATCTGGAAGTCATCTGCCTGGCCAAAGAGATGGGAGTCTCCCGAGCCCCTTTGCCTGAGTGGACTCCCGGGACATCCGCCGAACAAAAATTGCGGGATTGGGTCATTACGCTGGTCAGACGTATGTTGGGAACGGGGGAACTCTCCTGGAGCAATCACCTGATTATGCGGGAGGTCCTGCGGCCGACGAAAGCCTGCGGGCATTTGATTCAGGAGCTGTTTCGTCCTTTTGTGAATATTGCTGATGGGATACTGCTGGAAATGCTGGGGGACGAAATTCCTCCCTATCGCAGGATGCAGTGTATTTTCAGTATCGCGGCTCAGTGTCAGTTTTATCGGGTTTCCGGGGGATGGTCAGCCTGA
- a CDS encoding CCA tRNA nucleotidyltransferase translates to MKHTEPYQAAVEIVQKLRDAGFQALWAGGCVRDLLLGKEPKDYDVATNALPEEVRHLFGKRRTLAVGASFGVIIVRGHQPDCDVEVATFRTEGPYLDGRRPEHVHFTTAEEDAQRRDFTINGMFYDPIIDSIFDYVGGKTDLQQHIIRAIGNPLERMQEDKLRLLRAIRFTATLRFRLDETTFHAIQTMAQEITVVSPERIAEEMRKMLVHPNREYAMELACTAGLLKPVIPELAPLWESEPNQPLWQQTLKRLEFLQSTHFEPAFAALLLDLPATDAQQRLDTVYEICKQLRFSNHELNLVYWLIEHRDSLQGASAFPLSRLKRLLAHPNFPFLLELAEADLRSRNQSLADLEFCREYRDHTPIKVLNPPPLLTGNDLIASGIKSGPQFKELLNQIQDAQLEERIQNQAEALALLNQLIKQK, encoded by the coding sequence ATGAAACATACAGAACCCTATCAGGCAGCAGTCGAAATCGTACAGAAGCTCAGAGATGCCGGCTTTCAGGCACTCTGGGCCGGGGGCTGCGTGCGGGACCTGCTGCTGGGCAAAGAGCCCAAAGATTACGATGTCGCCACGAATGCCCTGCCCGAAGAAGTGCGTCATCTGTTTGGAAAACGTCGAACTCTGGCCGTCGGTGCCAGCTTTGGTGTGATCATCGTTCGCGGCCACCAGCCGGACTGCGATGTCGAGGTCGCGACATTCCGCACCGAAGGCCCTTACCTGGATGGCCGCCGGCCGGAACATGTCCACTTCACCACAGCCGAAGAAGACGCCCAGCGCCGCGACTTCACAATCAACGGCATGTTCTATGATCCGATCATCGATTCCATCTTCGACTATGTCGGCGGAAAAACAGATCTTCAGCAGCATATCATTCGCGCCATCGGAAACCCTCTGGAACGGATGCAGGAAGATAAACTGCGTCTGCTACGTGCGATCCGCTTCACTGCCACTCTGCGTTTTCGACTGGATGAAACCACGTTTCATGCGATCCAGACTATGGCTCAGGAAATCACCGTTGTCAGCCCGGAACGCATCGCGGAAGAAATGCGAAAAATGCTGGTTCACCCGAATCGTGAATATGCGATGGAACTGGCCTGCACTGCCGGTCTGCTCAAACCCGTGATCCCGGAACTGGCTCCTCTGTGGGAATCTGAGCCAAACCAGCCACTCTGGCAACAGACCCTCAAGCGGCTGGAATTCCTGCAGTCAACGCATTTTGAACCAGCGTTCGCCGCCCTGCTGCTCGACCTGCCTGCCACCGATGCTCAGCAACGGCTGGATACCGTCTACGAGATCTGTAAACAGCTCCGCTTTTCCAACCATGAACTCAATCTGGTATACTGGCTGATTGAACACAGGGACAGTCTGCAGGGAGCCTCTGCTTTCCCCCTCTCCCGGCTGAAACGCCTGCTGGCGCATCCGAACTTCCCATTCCTGCTGGAACTGGCCGAAGCAGACCTGCGTTCCCGGAATCAGTCGCTGGCAGACCTTGAATTTTGCCGAGAGTATCGTGATCATACCCCCATTAAGGTCTTGAATCCCCCGCCACTGCTTACGGGCAATGATCTGATCGCTTCCGGCATCAAATCGGGCCCGCAGTTCAAAGAACTCTTAAATCAAATTCAGGATGCCCAGTTGGAAGAGCGCATCCAGAACCAGGCGGAAGCACTTGCCCTGCTGAATCAGTTGATCAAACAGAAATAA